Proteins found in one Streptomyces sp. NBC_00461 genomic segment:
- the ctaC gene encoding aa3-type cytochrome oxidase subunit II, whose translation MSPNGSDRSPRRPMRRKLLQAMTAGLVLATATGCTYKDFPRLGMPTPTTEEAPRILSLWQGSWAAALATGVLVWGLILWSTIFHRRSRTKIEVPPQTRYNMPIEALYTVVPLVIVSVLFYFTARDESKILSLDKKPDVTVNVVGFQWSWGFNYIEPVEGSTGDAKTDKNLAAIPDRFKTDFPANAGGVYDVGTPATKNPQTGNPGPTLWLPEGKTVRFVLTSRDVIHSFWVVPFLMKMDVIPGHTNSFQVTPNKEGTFLGKCAELCGVDHSRMLFNVKVVSPERYEQHLKDLAKKGQTGYVPAGIAQTSHEKNRETNNL comes from the coding sequence GTGAGTCCCAACGGCTCCGACCGCTCGCCGCGGCGCCCGATGCGGCGGAAGCTGCTGCAGGCAATGACCGCGGGCCTGGTCCTGGCGACCGCCACCGGTTGCACATACAAGGACTTCCCCCGCCTTGGTATGCCCACCCCCACCACGGAAGAGGCTCCGCGGATCCTCTCCCTCTGGCAGGGCTCCTGGGCTGCCGCGCTGGCCACCGGCGTGCTGGTGTGGGGCCTGATTCTGTGGAGCACGATCTTCCACCGGCGTAGCCGCACCAAGATCGAGGTTCCTCCGCAGACCCGGTACAACATGCCGATCGAGGCGCTGTACACGGTCGTTCCGCTCGTCATCGTCTCGGTGCTGTTCTACTTCACGGCCCGCGACGAATCGAAGATCCTGAGCCTCGACAAGAAGCCGGACGTCACCGTCAACGTCGTCGGCTTCCAGTGGAGCTGGGGCTTCAACTACATCGAGCCCGTCGAGGGTTCCACCGGTGACGCGAAGACCGACAAGAACCTGGCCGCCATTCCGGACCGGTTCAAGACCGACTTCCCGGCGAACGCCGGCGGTGTCTACGACGTCGGCACGCCCGCCACGAAGAACCCGCAGACCGGCAACCCGGGCCCCACGCTGTGGCTGCCCGAGGGGAAGACGGTTCGCTTCGTCCTCACTTCTCGTGACGTCATCCACTCCTTCTGGGTGGTGCCGTTCCTGATGAAGATGGACGTCATCCCGGGCCACACCAACTCCTTCCAGGTGACCCCCAACAAGGAGGGCACCTTCCTGGGCAAGTGCGCCGAGCTGTGCGGCGTCGACCACTCCCGGATGCTGTTCAACGTGAAGGTCGTCTCCCCTGAGCGCTACGAGCAGCACCTCAAGGACCTCGCCAAGAAGGGGCAGACCGGTTACGTTCCCGCCGGCATCGCGCAGACGAGCCACGAGAAGAACCGGGAGACGAACAACCTGTGA
- a CDS encoding cysteine desulfurase/sulfurtransferase TusA family protein — protein sequence MSYFDAASSAPLHPLARQALLASLDEGWADPARLYREGRRARMLLDAAREAAAEAVGCRTDELVFTSSGTRAVHTGIAGALAGRHRIGRHLIVSAVEHSSVLHAADTHEAGGGSVTRIEVDRRGRVTPASYADALRPDTALACLQSANHEVGTEQPVADVAAMCREAGVPLLVDAAQSLGWGPVEGDWSLLAASAHKWGGPSGVGLLVVRKGVRFAPPGPVDKRESGRAPGFENLPAIVAAAASLRAVRAEAAQEAVRLRELTERIRVRVAQSVPDVEVVGDPERRLPGIVTFSCLYVDGETLLHELDREGFSVSSGSSCTSSTLTPSHVLKAMGVLSEGNVRVSLPTGTTREEVERFLEVLPGVVAGVREKLGAPDLATTVQQDVLVVDALGRRCPIPVIELAKVIGGVPVGGTVRVLSDDEAARLDIPAWCEMRGQEYLGEEPADQGFAYLVRRVS from the coding sequence ATGTCCTATTTCGACGCCGCTTCCTCCGCGCCTCTCCATCCCCTCGCACGTCAGGCGTTGTTGGCCTCGCTGGACGAGGGGTGGGCCGACCCTGCGCGTCTCTATCGTGAGGGGCGGCGGGCTCGGATGTTGTTGGATGCGGCTCGGGAGGCGGCTGCTGAGGCCGTGGGGTGTCGTACCGATGAACTGGTCTTCACCTCTTCCGGGACCCGGGCCGTGCACACGGGAATCGCGGGGGCGTTGGCCGGGCGTCACCGGATTGGCCGTCACCTGATCGTGTCGGCGGTCGAACACTCCTCGGTGCTCCATGCGGCTGACACGCACGAGGCCGGCGGCGGGAGCGTCACTCGGATCGAGGTGGACCGGCGGGGAAGGGTGACGCCTGCGTCGTACGCCGACGCCCTGCGTCCCGACACCGCTCTGGCCTGTCTGCAGTCGGCCAATCACGAGGTGGGGACCGAGCAGCCGGTGGCCGACGTGGCCGCCATGTGCCGGGAGGCCGGGGTGCCGCTGCTGGTGGATGCGGCGCAGTCGTTGGGGTGGGGGCCGGTCGAGGGCGACTGGTCGTTGCTCGCGGCCAGTGCTCACAAGTGGGGTGGGCCCTCGGGGGTGGGTCTGCTCGTCGTGCGGAAAGGGGTGCGGTTCGCGCCGCCAGGGCCCGTGGACAAGCGGGAGTCGGGGCGGGCGCCGGGCTTCGAGAACCTGCCTGCCATTGTCGCGGCGGCGGCTTCGCTGCGGGCGGTGCGCGCGGAGGCGGCGCAAGAGGCGGTACGGCTGCGGGAACTGACGGAGCGGATCCGGGTGCGGGTGGCGCAGTCGGTGCCGGACGTGGAGGTGGTCGGGGATCCGGAGCGGCGGCTGCCGGGGATCGTCACCTTCTCCTGTCTCTATGTCGACGGGGAGACACTGCTCCACGAGCTCGACCGGGAGGGTTTCTCCGTCTCGTCCGGATCGTCCTGTACGAGCAGCACGCTGACGCCTAGCCATGTGCTGAAGGCCATGGGGGTGCTGAGTGAGGGGAATGTGCGGGTTTCTTTGCCGACGGGGACGACCCGGGAGGAAGTGGAGCGGTTCCTGGAGGTGTTGCCGGGGGTGGTGGCGGGGGTGCGGGAGAAGCTCGGGGCTCCGGACCTGGCCACGACCGTGCAGCAGGACGTCCTGGTCGTCGACGCTCTCGGCAGGCGCTGCCCGATCCCCGTCATCGAACTCGCCAAGGTCATCGGGGGCGTCCCGGTGGGCGGCACGGTGCGGGTGCTGTCCGACGACGAGGCGGCGCGGCTGGACATTCCGGCGTGGTGCGAGATGCGGGGGCAGGAGTACCTGGGCGAGGAGCCGGCGGACCAGGGCTTCGCGTACCTGGTCCGCCGGGTGTCGTAG
- a CDS encoding carbohydrate kinase family protein, with translation MRIAVTGSIATDHLMTFPGRFADQLVADQLHTVSLSFLVDNLDVRRGGVGANIAFGMGQLGTQPILVGAAGSDFAEYRDWLDRHGVDTDSVRISETLHTARFVCTTDADHNQIGSFYTGAMSEARLIELKTVADRVGGLDLVLIGADDPEGMLRHTEECRSRSIPFAADFSQQIARMNGDEIRILLEGATYLFSNEYEKGLIESKTGWSDEQILAKVGHRITTLGSRGVRVERKGEDPIEVGCAQEERKADPTGVGDAFRAGFLSGLAWGVSLERAAQVGCMLATLVIETVGTQEYQLRRGHFMDRFAKAYGDEAAAEVQKHLA, from the coding sequence GTGCGCATCGCAGTCACCGGCTCCATCGCCACCGACCACCTCATGACCTTCCCCGGCCGCTTCGCCGACCAGCTCGTCGCGGACCAGCTGCACACGGTCTCGCTCTCCTTCCTGGTCGACAACCTCGACGTACGCCGGGGCGGCGTCGGCGCGAACATCGCCTTCGGCATGGGCCAGCTCGGCACGCAGCCGATCCTGGTCGGCGCCGCGGGTTCCGACTTCGCCGAGTACCGCGACTGGCTCGACCGGCACGGCGTCGACACCGACTCGGTCCGCATCTCCGAGACCCTGCACACCGCCCGCTTCGTGTGCACCACGGACGCCGACCACAACCAGATCGGCTCCTTCTACACGGGCGCGATGAGCGAGGCCCGCCTGATCGAGCTGAAGACCGTCGCGGACCGCGTGGGCGGCCTGGACCTGGTCCTGATCGGCGCCGACGACCCCGAGGGCATGCTCCGGCACACCGAGGAGTGCCGCTCGCGGTCGATCCCCTTCGCCGCCGACTTCTCCCAGCAGATCGCCCGGATGAACGGCGACGAGATCCGGATACTGCTGGAGGGCGCCACGTACCTCTTCTCGAACGAGTACGAGAAGGGCCTCATCGAGTCCAAGACCGGCTGGAGCGACGAGCAGATCCTCGCCAAGGTCGGCCACCGCATCACCACCCTCGGCTCCCGCGGAGTCCGCGTCGAGCGCAAGGGCGAGGACCCGATCGAGGTCGGGTGCGCGCAGGAGGAGCGCAAGGCCGACCCCACGGGCGTCGGCGACGCCTTCCGCGCCGGCTTCCTCTCCGGCCTGGCCTGGGGCGTCTCCCTGGAGCGCGCGGCCCAGGTCGGCTGCATGCTCGCCACGCTCGTCATCGAGACGGTCGGCACCCAGGAGTACCAGCTGCGCCGCGGTCACTTCATGGACCGCTTCGCCAAGGCGTACGGCGACGAGGCGGCGGCCGAGGTCCAGAAGCATCTGGCCTGA
- a CDS encoding iron-sulfur cluster assembly accessory protein, translating to MSVSDETSTVTDGIILSDAAAAKVKALLDQEGRDDLALRVAVQPGGCSGLRYQLFFDERSLDGDVVKDFGGVKVVTDRMSAPYLGGASVDFVDTIEKQGFTIDNPNATGSCACGDSFS from the coding sequence ATGTCCGTATCGGACGAGACCAGCACCGTCACCGACGGCATCATCCTGTCCGACGCCGCCGCGGCGAAGGTCAAGGCCCTGCTCGACCAGGAAGGCCGTGACGACCTGGCCCTGCGTGTCGCCGTCCAGCCCGGCGGCTGCTCCGGCCTGCGCTACCAGCTCTTCTTCGACGAGCGCTCCCTCGACGGCGACGTGGTCAAGGACTTCGGCGGCGTCAAGGTGGTCACCGACCGCATGAGTGCCCCGTACCTGGGCGGCGCGTCCGTCGACTTCGTCGACACCATCGAGAAGCAGGGCTTCACGATCGACAACCCGAACGCGACGGGCTCCTGCGCCTGCGGCGACTCCTTCAGCTAA
- the nadA gene encoding quinolinate synthase NadA produces the protein MTTAQTTELDVQPSPLALLLLGREADPKSERGVECPGDLPSPSDPDLVARARAAKEKLGDKVFVLGHHYQRDEVIQFADVTGDSFKLARDAAARPEAEYIVFCGVHFMAESADILTSDDQKVVLPDLAAGCSMADMATAEQVAECWDVLTEAGVAEQVVPVSYMNSSADIKAFTGKHGGTICTSSNAKKALDWAFEQGEKVLFLPDQHLGRNTAVRDLGMSLEDCVLYNPHKPNGGLTTDELRAAKMILWRGHCSVHGRFSLDSVNDVRERIPGVNVLVHPECRHEVVAAADYVGSTEYIIKALEAAPAGSKWAIGTELNLVRRLANRFAAEGKEIVFLDKTVCFCSTMNRIDLPHLVWALESLAEGNLVNRIEVDKETEAFAKLALERMLALP, from the coding sequence GTGACCACCGCCCAGACCACGGAGCTCGACGTACAGCCGAGTCCTCTTGCCCTGCTGCTCCTCGGCCGTGAGGCCGACCCGAAGAGCGAGCGCGGCGTCGAGTGTCCCGGTGACCTGCCCTCGCCGTCCGACCCGGACCTCGTGGCTCGCGCCCGCGCGGCCAAGGAGAAGCTCGGCGACAAGGTCTTCGTGCTCGGCCACCACTACCAGCGCGACGAGGTCATCCAGTTCGCCGACGTGACGGGTGACTCCTTCAAGCTGGCCCGGGACGCGGCGGCGCGTCCGGAGGCCGAGTACATCGTGTTCTGCGGTGTGCACTTCATGGCGGAGTCCGCGGACATCCTGACGTCGGACGACCAGAAGGTGGTCCTGCCCGACCTCGCCGCCGGCTGCTCGATGGCCGACATGGCGACGGCCGAGCAGGTCGCCGAGTGCTGGGACGTGCTGACCGAGGCCGGCGTGGCCGAGCAGGTCGTGCCCGTCTCGTACATGAACTCGTCCGCCGACATCAAGGCGTTCACCGGCAAGCACGGCGGCACCATCTGCACCTCGTCCAACGCCAAGAAGGCTCTCGACTGGGCCTTCGAGCAGGGCGAGAAGGTGCTGTTCCTGCCCGACCAGCACCTGGGCCGCAACACCGCCGTCCGCGACCTGGGCATGTCCCTGGAGGACTGCGTCCTCTACAACCCGCACAAGCCGAACGGCGGGCTGACGACGGACGAGCTGCGCGCCGCGAAGATGATCCTGTGGCGGGGCCACTGCTCGGTGCACGGCCGGTTCTCGCTGGACTCGGTCAACGACGTGCGCGAGCGCATCCCGGGCGTGAACGTCCTCGTCCACCCGGAGTGCAGGCACGAGGTCGTCGCCGCGGCCGACTACGTCGGCTCGACGGAGTACATCATCAAGGCGCTGGAGGCGGCTCCGGCGGGCTCCAAGTGGGCCATCGGAACCGAGCTCAATCTCGTACGACGCCTCGCGAACCGTTTCGCCGCCGAGGGCAAGGAGATCGTCTTCCTCGACAAGACGGTCTGCTTCTGCTCGACAATGAACCGCATCGACCTCCCCCACCTGGTCTGGGCCCTGGAGTCGCTGGCCGAGGGCAACCTGGTCAATCGGATCGAGGTCGACAAGGAGACCGAGGCGTTCGCGAAGCTCGCGCTGGAGCGGATGCTGGCACTGCCGTAG
- a CDS encoding serine/threonine-protein kinase gives MPLRKDDPKSVGGYTLVDRLGAGGMGIVYRGRSRSGREVAVKVVHAQHAEDQVFRARFRQEIELVRKVSGAFTAPVVDADPEAVRPWMATQYVPGRSLAERIRAEGRLRGAELRQLALGLVEALREIHRAGVVHRDLKPANVLMAEDGPRVIDFGISRAAENHNTLTETGQMIGTPPFMSPEQLTDARTVGPASDVFSLGALLVFAVTGRGPFDADSPYLTAYRVVHNEPVLEGVARPLRTVLERCLAKDAKDRPELDELAHEFAAVLPEPTEDEPLTMTLRRPAPRAGAETGPGIASGRTTTAGPGRRGRIRPLWAAVGTVGALGLGLLGYIRFGPGFSDSPPVGPASSASSSASSRWPALPAGWKPWQTGVTETAASGAMKAPDVHGTDMAPRCAVDQGSVYCGGNALLPERIDAATGTILWRADIAPAGVPADRYVSSVVGADGDVVLVQLLVNNESGFTQEQSLVALDRESGGRLWSRKVYNGSPGSVQVPGLVLMLEADGRSVTARSAADGKERWRTSLLAKHFCTLLDLGDRPYVECVTDAADDDTEFIVIDPSDGSVRRLASPADSGSFVGALDGKLLFVESDADAVAVSKDLTYTRIVRVDPESGKREVTPLPQRYRGTVALARGTLYFSTSSGLVTAVSPLTGARVWESRTTLESAGRVSVDADGRTAYTAGASGRVAALDAARGTVLWETAARAEVLASGLEPVVLFDKGALVVATADGTIFTLDPAHPHRTAVSAG, from the coding sequence GTGCCCCTGCGGAAGGACGACCCGAAATCGGTCGGCGGCTACACCTTGGTCGATCGGCTCGGGGCCGGTGGCATGGGCATCGTCTACCGGGGCAGATCCCGCTCAGGCCGCGAGGTCGCCGTCAAGGTGGTGCACGCCCAGCACGCCGAGGACCAGGTCTTCCGGGCCCGGTTCCGCCAGGAGATCGAGCTGGTCCGCAAGGTGAGCGGCGCCTTCACAGCTCCTGTCGTGGACGCCGACCCGGAGGCGGTACGGCCCTGGATGGCCACCCAGTACGTGCCCGGCCGCTCCCTCGCCGAGCGGATCCGTGCAGAGGGCCGGCTGCGCGGCGCCGAACTGCGGCAACTGGCCCTGGGGTTGGTGGAGGCGCTGCGGGAGATCCACCGGGCCGGGGTCGTGCACCGGGACCTGAAACCCGCCAACGTCCTGATGGCCGAGGACGGTCCCCGCGTCATCGACTTCGGCATCTCCCGCGCGGCCGAGAACCACAACACCCTCACCGAGACCGGGCAGATGATCGGCACCCCGCCCTTCATGTCCCCGGAACAGCTCACCGACGCCCGTACGGTGGGCCCCGCCTCGGACGTCTTCTCGCTCGGCGCCCTGCTGGTGTTCGCGGTCACCGGCCGGGGCCCGTTCGACGCCGACAGCCCCTATCTGACCGCCTACCGGGTGGTCCACAACGAGCCCGTGCTGGAGGGGGTGGCGCGCCCGCTGCGCACGGTCCTGGAGCGCTGCCTGGCCAAGGACGCCAAGGACCGGCCCGAACTCGACGAACTGGCCCACGAGTTCGCGGCAGTCCTGCCCGAGCCCACGGAGGACGAGCCGCTCACGATGACCCTGCGGCGGCCCGCGCCGCGGGCCGGGGCGGAGACCGGCCCGGGGATCGCGTCCGGCCGCACCACCACTGCCGGCCCCGGCCGCCGCGGCCGTATACGTCCGTTGTGGGCCGCGGTCGGCACGGTCGGCGCGCTGGGCTTGGGGCTGCTGGGCTACATCCGGTTCGGGCCGGGGTTCTCGGACTCCCCGCCGGTGGGCCCGGCCTCGTCCGCCTCGTCCTCCGCCTCGTCCCGCTGGCCGGCGCTCCCGGCCGGCTGGAAGCCGTGGCAGACGGGGGTGACGGAAACCGCCGCGAGCGGAGCGATGAAGGCGCCGGACGTGCACGGCACGGACATGGCGCCGCGCTGCGCGGTGGACCAGGGCTCCGTCTACTGCGGCGGCAACGCACTCCTCCCGGAACGGATCGACGCCGCAACCGGCACGATCCTCTGGCGCGCCGACATCGCGCCCGCCGGGGTCCCGGCCGACCGGTACGTCTCGTCGGTCGTCGGGGCCGACGGCGACGTGGTGCTCGTCCAACTCCTCGTCAACAACGAGTCCGGCTTCACCCAGGAACAGTCCCTCGTCGCCCTCGACCGCGAAAGCGGCGGAAGACTCTGGTCCCGGAAGGTGTACAACGGCAGCCCGGGGTCGGTCCAGGTCCCCGGACTGGTCCTCATGCTGGAGGCCGACGGCCGGTCGGTGACCGCCCGCTCGGCGGCCGACGGCAAGGAGCGCTGGAGGACGTCCCTGCTGGCGAAGCACTTCTGCACCCTGCTCGACCTGGGGGACCGTCCGTACGTCGAGTGCGTCACCGACGCGGCGGACGACGACACGGAGTTCATCGTCATCGACCCCTCCGACGGCTCCGTGCGGCGTCTGGCCTCACCCGCGGACAGCGGCAGCTTCGTCGGCGCCCTCGACGGGAAGCTGCTGTTCGTGGAGTCGGACGCGGACGCGGTCGCGGTCAGCAAAGACCTGACGTACACCCGTATCGTGCGCGTCGACCCGGAGAGCGGGAAGCGCGAGGTGACACCGTTGCCCCAGCGGTACCGGGGGACCGTGGCCCTGGCGCGCGGCACGCTCTACTTCTCCACCTCCAGCGGCCTGGTGACCGCCGTCTCGCCGCTGACGGGAGCGCGGGTCTGGGAGTCCCGCACCACCCTGGAGTCGGCCGGCCGGGTCTCGGTGGACGCCGACGGGCGCACCGCGTACACGGCCGGCGCGAGCGGACGGGTGGCGGCCCTGGACGCGGCGCGGGGCACCGTGCTGTGGGAGACCGCCGCCCGTGCCGAGGTCCTGGCCAGTGGCCTGGAGCCCGTCGTGCTGTTCGACAAGGGCGCCCTGGTGGTGGCGACCGCCGACGGCACGATCTTCACCCTCGACCCGGCCCACCCCCACCGGACAGCGGTCTCGGCGGGGTGA
- a CDS encoding response regulator, whose amino-acid sequence MTTIRVLLADDQALLRSAFRVLVDSEPDMEVVGEASDGAEAVRLAKEERADVVLMDIRMPGTDGLAATRMISADPTLAQVRVVILTTFEVDDYVVQSLRAGASGFLGKGSEPDELLSAIRIAAGGEALLSPAATKGLIARFLAQGDASDDSRDPARAERLAALTVREREVLVQVAGGHSNDEIAERLEVSPLTVKTHVNRAMAKLGARDRAQLVVISYESGLVRPRAE is encoded by the coding sequence ATGACGACGATCCGTGTCCTGCTCGCCGACGACCAGGCCCTGCTGCGCAGCGCCTTCCGGGTACTCGTCGACTCCGAGCCCGACATGGAGGTCGTCGGTGAGGCGTCCGACGGCGCGGAGGCGGTGCGGCTGGCCAAGGAGGAGCGGGCCGACGTGGTGCTGATGGACATCCGGATGCCCGGCACGGACGGTCTCGCGGCCACCCGCATGATCAGCGCCGACCCCACCCTCGCCCAGGTCCGCGTGGTGATCCTGACGACCTTCGAGGTCGACGACTACGTGGTGCAGTCCCTGCGCGCCGGCGCCTCCGGCTTCCTCGGCAAGGGCAGCGAACCCGACGAACTGCTGAGCGCCATCCGCATCGCGGCCGGCGGCGAGGCCCTGCTCTCCCCGGCCGCCACCAAGGGCCTGATCGCCCGCTTCCTCGCCCAGGGCGACGCCTCCGACGACAGCCGCGACCCGGCCCGCGCCGAGCGGCTCGCCGCCCTCACCGTCCGCGAGCGCGAGGTCCTCGTCCAGGTCGCCGGCGGCCACTCCAACGACGAGATCGCCGAACGCCTGGAGGTCTCCCCGCTCACCGTGAAGACCCACGTAAACCGCGCCATGGCCAAACTGGGCGCCCGCGACCGGGCCCAACTCGTCGTCATCTCCTACGAGTCCGGGCTGGTCCGTCCACGGGCGGAGTGA
- a CDS encoding sensor histidine kinase — translation MSGTLERTRCRLKAHPLALDATLAAGVLVCMVAGSFVDPHGDDGVTWGIRTPDALALVLMTLGALALVFRRRAPRTVLALTGTVALVECVVGDPRAPVAMAAVIALFTVAATTDRPTTWRLGLLTMTVLTGASMLAGPLPWYAQENLAIFAWTGIGATAGDAVRSRRAVVQAIRERAERAERTREEEARRRVAEERLRIARDLHDVVAHHIALVNVQAGVAAHVMDKRPDQAKEALAHVREASRSALNELRATVGLLRQSGDPEAPTEPAPGLERLDELVGTFRSAGLHVEVARADHGTTLPAAVGLAAYRVIQEALTNVQKHAGTEAKAEVSVVRVGPNIEITVLDNGSGEDDDPTSGGGHGLLGMRERVTALRGTLTTGPRYGGGFRVHAILPVRTRSRAAEDAV, via the coding sequence GTGAGCGGCACGCTAGAACGCACCAGATGTCGGCTGAAGGCGCACCCCCTCGCGCTGGACGCGACCCTGGCGGCCGGCGTACTCGTCTGCATGGTGGCCGGCTCCTTCGTCGACCCGCACGGCGACGACGGCGTCACCTGGGGCATCCGCACCCCCGACGCCCTTGCCCTCGTGCTCATGACGCTCGGCGCCCTCGCCCTGGTCTTCCGCCGCCGCGCTCCGAGGACGGTCCTCGCCCTCACCGGCACCGTCGCCCTCGTCGAATGCGTCGTCGGTGATCCCAGGGCCCCCGTCGCCATGGCCGCGGTCATCGCCCTCTTCACCGTCGCCGCCACCACCGACCGCCCCACCACCTGGCGTCTGGGCCTGCTGACGATGACCGTCCTGACCGGTGCCTCCATGCTGGCCGGCCCCCTGCCCTGGTACGCCCAGGAGAATCTCGCCATCTTCGCCTGGACCGGCATCGGCGCCACCGCCGGCGACGCCGTCCGCAGCCGCCGCGCCGTCGTCCAGGCCATCCGCGAGCGCGCCGAGCGAGCGGAACGCACCCGCGAGGAGGAGGCCCGCCGCCGGGTCGCCGAGGAGCGCCTGCGTATCGCCCGGGACCTGCACGACGTCGTCGCCCACCACATCGCCCTGGTGAACGTGCAGGCCGGCGTGGCCGCGCACGTCATGGACAAGCGTCCCGACCAGGCCAAGGAGGCCCTCGCCCACGTCCGCGAGGCCAGCCGCTCCGCGCTCAACGAACTCCGCGCCACGGTCGGCCTGTTGCGCCAGTCGGGCGATCCCGAGGCCCCCACCGAACCGGCCCCCGGCCTGGAGCGCCTCGACGAACTCGTCGGCACCTTCCGCAGCGCCGGCCTGCATGTCGAGGTCGCCCGCGCCGACCACGGCACCACCCTCCCCGCCGCCGTCGGCCTGGCCGCCTACCGCGTCATCCAGGAAGCCCTGACCAACGTGCAAAAGCATGCCGGTACGGAGGCGAAGGCCGAGGTCAGCGTCGTACGCGTCGGCCCCAACATCGAGATCACCGTCCTCGACAACGGCTCGGGCGAGGACGACGACCCCACGAGCGGCGGCGGCCACGGCCTGCTCGGCATGCGCGAGCGGGTCACCGCCCTGCGGGGCACCCTCACCACCGGCCCCCGTTACGGCGGCGGCTTCCGGGTCCATGCGATCCTGCCGGTCAGGACCCGCTCCCGCGCCGCGGAAGACGCCGTATGA
- the pspAA gene encoding PspA-associated protein PspAA, with the protein MIVRIMGEGQVRLADGHLTELNKLDDVLLQEMQNGDGPGFRRTLQALLAKVRELGDPLPDDSLEPSELILPSEDATLEEVRDLLSDDGLIPG; encoded by the coding sequence ATGATCGTACGGATCATGGGGGAGGGGCAGGTGAGGCTGGCCGACGGCCACCTCACCGAGTTGAACAAGCTGGACGACGTCCTCCTGCAGGAAATGCAGAACGGCGACGGCCCCGGCTTCCGCCGCACCCTGCAGGCCCTCCTCGCCAAGGTCCGCGAACTGGGCGACCCCCTGCCCGACGACTCCCTGGAACCCTCGGAACTGATCCTCCCGTCCGAGGACGCCACCTTGGAGGAGGTCAGGGACCTGCTGAGCGACGACGGCTTGATCCCCGGGTAG